TCATCGGCACAGGCCTAAGGCTCGACGGAACATTACGCTTCACGCTTCCGGCCTCGCCGTCGCTTGCCATTCCAGACAACGCCGCAATGACTTGGTCGGTTTGGGTCAAGCCGGCCTCGCTGCAACGCAATGCGGTCATCTATTCGCGCCGCGACGGGTCTAACGCACTGCTGATCGGCATCGATGATGGCGCGCCCTTCGTTGAAGTGACCAATAATGGCACGGTTCAGCGCAGCGCTGCCGGCGCACCTGTTGCCCCGAATGGCTGGCACCATCTCGCGCTCAGCGCCACACCCGGCCTCGTTACGCTCTACCTCGACGGCGCATCTTACGCGACGTTGAATGCAACCTTACCGGCTTTGAACAGCACCGCCTTGCTGGGCGGCGATAGCGCGCCTCCCGCCGCTTCGCCGCCTCCGGCGGATACGTCCAGCGCGTCCTCGGCATCCCCACCCGCGGCCGATGCGCAGGCGGCCGCAGGCGGTGCTCAGGCTCCGGCGGGCGACGCGCAGATTCCCGCCTCTGCGCAGGCGCCCGCCGGGCCGGCCTATACAGGTTTCGCTGGAGATCTAGACGAGCTTGAGATTGCAAAGGTCGCGCGCTCCGCTGGCTATATCAAAGCCGCAGCAGAAGAGCAGGGCGCGGATCACGCCAAATTCGTCACCTACAGCGTGGATGAAGAAACTGCGAGCTGGTTCAGCGGCTATTTCGCGGTGATCTTGAAATCCGTGACGCTCGATGGCTGGGTTGTTATCGGGATCCTGGTCTTCATGGCCGTCGTCAGTTGGGTCGTGATGATCGACAAGGCGATGTTCGTTGGTCGGCAGCGCAAGGCGAATGTGCGCTTCATGAGAATCTACCGCCAATTAACGACCAGCGTCGCAATGGCCGAAGGCGACGAGGTGGACAAGCTCGAAAATGAATCAGGCTTGTTGGCGCCTCAGATGCAGAAAGCGCTGCGTCATTCCTCGCTCTATCGACTTTATAGGGTCGGGCAGGAGGAACTCGGTTTCCTCATGACCGGTTATCAGCGGGGTGGTATCTTGACGGCCCAAGCGATTGCGGCATTACGCGCTGAACTCGATGCTGGCTTTGCCATCGAGAGCCAAAAACTTAACCGGCTCATGGTGCTTCTAACGATAGCGATCTCCGGCGGCCCGTTTCTCGGCCTCCTCGGAACCGTCGTGGGTGTCATGATTACCTTCGCGGCAATCGCGGCCTCTGGAGACGTCAACGTAAACGCCATCGCGCCTGGCATCGCCGCCGCGCTTGTCGCGACGGTCGCGGGTCTCGGTGTCGCGATCCCAGCGCTCTTTGGCTATAATTATCTCATTACTCAAATCAAAGATCTGTCCACGGACATGCAGGTCTTCGTCGATAAATTCACGACGCGGACCGCTGCTCGCTACGCGATTCATTCGCTGCAGCGCCAACAACCCCTGGCTGCGGAGTAGCGCGATGCAGATTCAAGCCGACAGCAAGCCCTATGACGACATCAACATCACCCCGATGCTCGATCTCGCCTATGTGCTGCTCATCATTTTTATTGTGATGACGACGGCGACCGTGCAGGGCATGAAGGTCAACCTTCCCAAGGCCAGCGCGGCGCCCAGCTTAGCGCAACAAACGACAAAGGCCATTACTGTTTCAAGCGAAGGCAAGATTTTTCTCGACACGATCCCCGTGACGCTCACGGAGCTCGAGCAAAGGCTTATCCAACAAAAGGCACTGACACCGGAATTCCCGGTCGTGCTGCGCGGCGACAGTCAAACGCAATACCAAAATGTGATGGACGTCCTCGATCTCCTCGGACGCTTGAACATCACGCAAGTGGGGCTCGCAACCAAGCCGCTGGTGAAGTGACATGGATATGCGCTCGAACCCCCTAGAATACGATCTGCCGATCGAGCCATCGGGTGGCCCGGCTAGGCGAGATCCACTTACCAGAGAACGACAAGCGGTCACGGAAGATCGTGAAGAGACGCAGGAGGAAACCAGCAACGGCTTGCGCCGGCATGGGGCCGCCACCGCGGCCGGTGTCCTCGCGTTCGCTGTCATTGGAGGAATCTACCTCTTCTTTAAGTCAAGCGACGATCTGCCGCCTCCAGTGAAGGTGCAGCAGATTACACTCTTCAACATCTTGCCACCGCCGCCCCCTCCACCCCCTCCGCCCGAACAGAAGATGATCGAGCAGACGCCGGTCAAGCAGCAGGACTTTCAGGAGCAGAAGCCAGTTGAAAAGCCGGAGGAGGAAGCGAAAGAGCAGCCAAAACCGCTTGATGAGGCGAAACTCGATATGCCGCCTCCCGGACCTTTGTCGCTTGATGCAAAGGCGGTAGGCCCCGGTGATTCTTTCGGATTGGGCGGCAAGCCCGGAGGCCATGGTCTCATCGGTGGGGGTGGTGGCGGTGGAAGCCGTTGGGGCTGGTATGCGTCGATCGTGCAATCGCAGGTCGAGACGGCGCTTCATGCCAATCCGCGCACACGAAGCGCAGTCATGCAAATGAAGGTCAGGCTTTGGGCGGATCCTTCAGGCCGCATCAGCCGCGTCCAAATCGATTCATCCTCGGGAAATCCCGAAGTCGACGCGGCAATCCGAAACGAGGTGCTCGCAGGCCTCATATTGCATGAGCCGCCGCCCAAGGAGATGCCGATGCCGATCGTGATGCGCATCACGTCGCGCAAACCAAGTTGACACTTAACCGCGGCGGAAAACGCGCCGCCCGTTACTGAGTTATAGAGTGAAGGACGAGTGATCAAATGTTGTTGAGAATGCGTTTGACGCGTCACCGGGGGCTGCTCTCAGGGGCAGGGTGCGCTCTTTGCTTGGTCCTCGTCACGAATCTGAGTTCTTCGGCAGTTGCGCAGGACACGGACCAGAGCGCGCCGCCAAGTAAATCGTCTGTGTCGCGCAAGAAGCCGACGTCGCCGATTGCCATGGTTAATCTCGTCAATCTTCTCGTTCAACAAGGTGTCGTAACCGAAGAGCAAGGCAAGGCGCTCATCAAACAGGCCGAGGATCAGGCTTCGGTCGCCCGCGAAAGTGCAAAAGACGTTTCGGTCAAGGCAGTTGAGGCGGCGAAGGCTGCCAATGCGGCTGCGGCCGCCGCCATGCCGGCAGGCACCAAACGCGTGACCTATGTGCCGGAATTCGTGAAGAAGCAGATCCGCGACGAACTCAAGGAGGAGGTCATGAAGACCGCGGCAAGGGACAACTGGGCCTCGCCTGGCCTCTATCCGGAGTGGGCGTCGCGTATCCGCCTCTACGGCGATTTCCGAGCCCGCTATGAGGGCGATTATTATCCGAGTGGTAACGCTTCGCTCGTGAACTTTGGGGCCATCAACGGAGGCAGTCCCTTCGACATGCTTGGTGCGAGTTATCCTCCATCCCTTGATACGGACCAGGATCGCAACCGCATCCGCTTGCGCGCGCGACTTGGTATCGATGCCAATGTTTACGACGGATTCTCGGTGGGGCTGAGGCTTGCCACGGGCGACAGCAATTCGCCTGTTTCCACGAATCAGACCCTTGGCAGCTCTGGTGGCAATTTCTCAAAATATCAAATCTGGCTCGACCGCGCGTTCCTTAAGTATCAGCCAATCGAAAACGTCGCATTCAAGGTCGGCCGCTTCGAAAATCCCTTCTTCGCACCGAGCGAACTTGTTTGGGATCAGGACCTCAATTTCGACGGCTTCGCCGTACAGACAAAATATGAGATCGCGCCGGGAGTCGTGCCCTTTGCGAACGCCGGAGCTTTCCCAATCTACAATACGGACTTGAACTTCGGCAGTACGAATTTCGCCAATTCCAACGCCGGGAACCCAGTTAAATATTCATCGCAGGACAAGTGGCTTTTCGGCGGACAGCTTGGCGTTTCGTGGAAGCCCGCTCAAGATTACACCGTCAAGTTTGCCGCGGCTTATTACGATTTTTCGAATGTACAGGGCAGGGTCTCAAGTCCATGTGTTGTCTTGAGTGCGACAGATTCTTGCAACACGGATAATCTTCGTCCATCCTTTGCGCAGAACGGGAACACTTATATGTTCCTGCGCAACGTCGTTCCGAACGGCGCGTCGGAATATCAATATTTCGGTCTGGCAAGTCCTTTTCGTGATGTCGTCTTGACGGGCCTCATCGATTTTGGCCAATTCCACCCTGTTCATATTACGCTCGACGGCGAATATGTCCGAAATGTTGCGTTCAACTCTGCGTCGATCGGATCGGTTGCCGTCAACAACCTCGGTCCTGATTTTGGTATTGCTGCCCCAGGCACTTTCGCCGGCGGTGCGAACGGTTGGTTCGGCCGTATCACCGTCGGTTATCCAGAACTCACGAAACTCTGGGACTGGAACGTTAATTTCGGCTATAAATATATTGAATCTGATGCCGTGATTGACGCTTTCACCGATAGTGATTTCGGCGCGGTCGGCGGATTGGGAGGCACTAATCTCAAGGGCTATATCATCGGTGGCAATCTAGGCTTGAGTTCGAACGTCTGGCTGGCAGCGCGTTGGATGAGCGCCAATTCCATCTCAGGGGCCCCTTATACGTCCGATGTCTTTCAGCTCGATTTGAATGCAAAGTTCTGATGATGCGCGTTCTGCTCACTCTTGCTGTTCTTGTGTTGCTTTCCGGGCTCGTTGCTCAGCCGGCCCGGGCACAGCAATCCGAAACTGACCGTCTGCGCGATGCCTTGCGTGCTGCGATCGCGCAAACGCGGACCCTGGAAGACGAGCGTGTATCGCTCCAGGCCAAACAAGCCGAAAGCGATCGCGATCGTGAGCGGCTCAAGAAGGAAGTCGACGCGACAAAGAACCAGCTGAAGACCGCCGAGCAGCAATACAAAGAGGCGGTCGAGACCTTCAATCAGCGATTGAAGGAAAACGCTGACGCCTTCGACAAATGGAAGGCAGCTTATGAAGAAGCTGCTGACCTCGCCCGGAGCAAGGAAGCCGAGCGTGCCAAATTCGAGGCGGAGGACAAGACCTTCAAAGCGAGCACGAAGGCCTGCGCTCAGCGCAACATCAAGCTCGTCGCGATCGGCAAGGACCTGTTACAGAAGCTCGAGAGTGTCGAACTTGGTGACCAGATTGCCGCCCAGGAACCCGTGATCGGTTTCAAGGCGGTAGATGTCAAAAATATGTTGCAGGATTACCAGGACAAGATCCTGGAACAGAGGGCAAATCCATGAACCGCATACCGTCGCACATCCTGCCTTCGTCGGTTGGCTACCTCGCAATGCAACTCGCTCTAGGGCTTTTCATTGGTTTCTCCACACCGGCACTGTCTCAAACGGTTCCGCCGCATCCGCTGCGCAGTCAACCGCCGGTGAAGGTTTCGGAAACCGCTCGAACGAAAGCTGAAACCAATTCGGCTCCGGCAAAGGAGAAGAGCGCACCGGCCCCAGTGAGTGGAGGGGGGGAAACCATCGCTAGAGTCGGTGGAACTGAACTCAAGGAAGACGAAGTCAAGGCACTTGTCGCGGGTCTCAATCCGCGCGACCAGGCCGCCATCGCTCGCGATCCGTCGCTTCTCGCACAGATGGTCCGCGTTCTCCTCGCCAACCAGCTGGTCTTGAAAGAAGCGGTGGCAAAGCACTGGGATCAAAAACCGGAAGTTGCCGCAGCTATCGAGAAGGCTCGTGAAGCTGCGATCGTCGAGAGCTATCTGCGATCCGTCTCGGTCGTTCCGGCGGATTTTCCTGATCAGGAGACACTGCAGTCCGTTTATGATCAGAACAAATCCGCCATGCTCGTGCCGCGCCAATTCCAAATCGCGCAACTCTATGTCGCTTCAGGCGCCGACGGCGACAAAGCCGCGGAGGAAAAGGCCCGCAAGAAATTGAGTGACGTCCAGGCCAAACTGAAACAACCGAGCGCCGATTTCGACGCGGTTGCCCGCACAGACAGCGACGCTAAGGATGCGGCGGAAAAGGGTGGCGCGGTCGGGTGGGTCCCCGAGACCCAATTGCGCCAGGAGATCAAGGCTTCGGTCATTGGCATGGCGAAGGGCGCGGTTTCTGAGCCGATTAAGCTCGAGGATGGATGGCATATCGTCAAATTGATCGACACGAGGCCCGCCTCGACGCTCCCGCTCTCCGATGTAAAAGATCAATTGATCCAGCGGCTGCGCGACGAGAGAGCCAATGCCATGCGCCGTGCCTATCTCGGGGAATTGCTGAAAAAGGACCCGCCAGCGATCAATGAACTCGCTCTCTCAAAGGTGGTCGCTGCACCGACGCCATGATGCGGCTCAAAACCACACCTAAGCGAAGAGGTCTCATTCGAGGGATCTTGGGGAGCTTTTTGTCTCTGCTTCTGGCGATGGCCGGGCAGGCACAAATGGTTCGCACCTGCCTAGCCGCGGAAGACGTGAAACTAGAGCAGGTCGCGCGCACGGAAGAAAAGCCGTCCGGCGATTCCGGCGCCGTGGCCAGCCCGTCTAAAGCTGTTTCGGAGCTGCGCGGAGAAGCAAACCTGCAAGCTTTGATCAAGGCCGAAGCCCGCCGCGAAAACATAGCGCCCGAAATCGTCGATGCCGTAATGGCGGTCGAGAGTAGTTATAATCCTGACGTGATCGGCACCTCAGGCGAGATCGGGCTCATGCAGGTCATGCCTTCAACCGCCCGGCTTCTCGGCTTCGGCGGCAGTTTGAGCGATCTTGCCGTTCCCGCAACCAATATCCATTATGGCACGACCTACTTGGCTCGAGCTTGGCGCATTGCTGGTGGCGACCTCTGCACGACCGTGATGAAATATCGTGCGGGCCATGGCGAGACCCGTTTCTCCGACCGATCCGTCGCCTATTGCCTTGCCGTGAGGTCGCATTTGCAGGCGCGTGGCTATCCTGTCACCGGGACCGTTCCCATCGCGACCTTTGGTGAACCTTCCCTGGGTCTCGGACGTTTACTCAGCGCACGTCCCTGCCGGAAGGGCTGCCTCATGGCCTCGGGCGCGCATTTGCCGGATTTAGCGCCTCTCAACAAAAAACTGAGTGAGCTCGTATGGCAGACGAAGACATTTACGCCGCACGGGCTGTAGCCCGCCCGTTTAGATCGGTAAAGCGAGACACGCGCTCGGCGAAGAGCGCTCACGGTCCTTCGCGTCTTCGCGCGCTGCGATGCTATTTCGTTTTCGCCTTCACGATCGTTGCATTAACCTCGAATAGCGCGCGTGCCGGAGATCCGGGAGGAATCATCATCGGGGGCAATACGACGCCACCGCCGTTAACCGTGGGGGTCGGACGCTGTGTGGATGTCGAAATCGACGGTTCGCGTGCTTTCCATTGCCTCAACGAGGAATTGCGCAGGCAGGTGGACAAGGTTGCGCCGGTCCTGAACACGCCGCCGATCGACGCGCGATCGCCGGATCCGCAGACAGGCGTGATCAATCTTCCGGGCGTGCGAGAACAATATGGAAAGAACTTCGGCGTTTCGGCTTTTCCCTACCGGCCGCCGACGCCGACATTCACATCGCCGCTCCTGGCGAGGTAAGGGCTTGGTAAATGGGGCGAAGGCAGAAGCCGCATTATCCCACGTGCGTCACAGTAAATCCATCATTGGTCATATGTCGATAATTGGCAAAGAGTACGTTTGCCTCCAGCTTTCCCCGACCGGCTCGATCGATTTTGAACTGCAAGCGGGTCGGCGCTTTCAAAGACTGTCTTTTAGATCAAATTGGCCAATGGTGGCTCGTCCCGGACGGACGAAAGCAGTGTTTATGATGCGTGGCTGGCCGGGCAGCGCCTGCGGATATGCCAATTCCTCCAAATTGATTTTTCGACGGTGATCTCCGGGGGTGGAGCAGCAGTTTGATGACGCTCTCAAGACAGATTTCTTCTGTCGCCTTCAAACAGTGGATCGATACGTCATCGCGACTGGGACTTTTGAAGTATTTCTTCGAAACGCTGCGGGTTAGCTTCTTCCCAGTTGTCTTAGGCTCAGTGCGCTTGCGGCTCCTGCTGTGGGCGCGACGAACTTTGCGCAAATACAAGTAGAAATAACATAGACATGCTTGGAATTCCGATGACGTTGCGCCTGTATCGAAACAGCCGCAAAAACCGGTTTGCATATCTTTTAACGAGCGCCAGCGCTCTGGCTCTGAGTCTTGGTACATATCATCAGGCGAACGCAGGGCCCCACAGCTCGTGGAGTCCGAGCACGGCAGCGAGTGCAGCACAGGCGGCGGCGGCCACCGCTGCTTCTCAACAAGCTGCTACCGTGGCCGCGCAGTCTCAAGCAACTCTCAATGCCGCAGCAAGCGCCATCCGCGGTATGTGGACGCCGCAGCAGGCTGCGCAGGCTGCTGCGGCGGCGCTTCAAAGCGGCGCAAATACTGTCGCCAATGGCATAAGCACAGGCGGCAACGGGCAATTGCCGGGCCTTGTCGTCGATCCGCGTGTTGGCGCTGGCGTTCCCAATCTTTGGATCAATGCCAGCCAGCCGACGCAGACGACAAGCAACGGTCAAACCACCGTCACGATCGACCAGACCGCGCCGCAAGCGGTCATGACTTGGCTTTATTACAATGTTGGTGCGAATACGACCGTCGTCTATCGACAAGAAGTCGGTGGGGTAACACTGCCGCTCGGCCAAGGTAATCCGAGCTGGGTCGCCCTCAATCGCATCGACGCGACGGGTGTACCGAGCCAGATCTTAGGCTCGATCAAGGCCGACGGCACAGTGCTTTTGATCAACCCTAACGGCATCATCTTCGGTGGCGCGAGCCAAATCAATGTCCATTCACTGATCGCAACATCTTTTGACATCGACGGCACGACGGCAGCCAGCGCATTCAACGGAAGCTCAGCCTACACAGCTTTATCGGTGAACGGCATCACCTTTGAGGCGCCGCCGGAGGAGGCGTCTTCCAACTTATATTTCGTGGCCAATGGTCTTTATACCCTCGCGGTGCCAGGCACCTCCCAGCCAAATTACGGCAATTCCGTTCAGTTCGCGATGGGCAACCAGTCGCTATCGACCGCGGCCTTGCCGGGTGTTCCGGGATCGGGCCGCGGCTCGATTGTGGTCGAGGCGGGGGCGTCCATCACGAATACGGTCAACGCGACCGGAGACGGCGGCTATGTCGCTTTGCTCGGATCGAGTGTGACCAATTCCGGCAGCATTGTCACGCAGGCCGGGCAGATCATTCTGGCCGCCGGTAACGCAGCACTTCTTACCGAACCGAGTTCCGCGGCGACCGGCGTCAACACGGCGATTTCGCTCAATCAAACGTTGACCGGCGTCGCGACCTTTTCGAGCACGGCTTTCCAGGGCAGTCTGCAAACGCTCACCCTCAGTGCCGGGGACAATAGTGTCACGAATAACGGGCTTTTGATTTCGAATGAAGGCGCGGTGACGATTGGGACCTATCTAACCAATGGCACGATCACCCAGAATGGCGCGATCGAGGCGACGACAAGTACTCAGCGGATAGGCTCGATTACGCTCCAGACAGCAGGCGAGGCGATCTTCGCGCCAACGAGCGTCACGGCCATTTTGCCGGACCCCAATAGCGGCACGGTTCCGGTCAGCGCGGCGACTGGGCTTCAGCCTGCGATCACGATCGAGGGCGACCAGGGAATCGATTTCCAATCCGGTTCGCTGCTCAGGGCTCCAAGCGCCGCCCTGAAGCTCATGAGCAACAATAATGTCGTGCTTGAATCGGGCGCGACCATCGACCTCTCGGGTCTGGCCAATGTCGAGGTGCCAGTCACTAATTATCTCGTGACTTTTGTGGTGACAGCCAATGAAGTCGCCAATGATCCGCTTGCGCGAAGCCTCATCGGCACGACGGTAACGATTGACTCGCGCGTTGGCTCTCCGATCATCGACGACACGGGCTATGCTAATCTGATTCAGGAATCCATCGGCCAGGTTCTGACGGCGGGTGGCTCTGTCTCTGTGAGTAGCCCCAATGGCGGAGCTGCCACCCTCATTCAGAAGCCCGGCTCGCTCATCGATATTTCCGGCGGTTATGTCACCTTTACCGGCGGGACGATCAACACGACCAAGCTTTTGGGTTCGGATGGCCGCATCTATGACATAGGTAAGGCGAGCACTGCCATCAGCTATGTCGGGATCGCTGGGGAGTTCACCGTCGAACATCCGCATTGGGGCGTCACTCAGACCTTTACGAATCCGCTTCTCCGTGGGACCTATTACGATCCGACCTATATCGCGGGCGCCAGCGCGGGCTCTCTCTCCGTCACCGGCCTGCCGGTTCTCGACGGCACGATTTTGGGGGAGACCGTCACTGGGCGGCGTCAGCGCGCCAATGCCATAGGCGGCGGCACGACGGCGCAAGCTTCGCTCGAAGCCCTGCCCGCGGGCGCGTCGCTGACGATCACGAGCGGTGCGAGTTTCTGGTTTGAGACAAGCGCGCAGGCGGGAAGCGATCCCTTTGGCCTTTCAAATTATGTCTTCGGTAGCACGTGGACGGCGCCCAGCACGGTCGCGCTGCTGACGGACAAGCTTTCGGCCGTTGATTTCGCGTCGATTACGGTCCAAGGGACGAGCACTGGCGGCTATCCCACGGTGAACATGACGGCCGGTTCGGTCCTCACCGTCGCGCCCGGCGGCAGCGTCAACCTTCAGGGCGTACAGCTGATTGACGGTACCATCAATGCGCCCTCCGGCAAAATCACCCTCTCCGGCTATGTTTACGACACGAGTGCAAGTTCCAGCAATGGCGTTCCAAATCTTTCGCCGGTCACGATCGGCTCCGGCGCTGTGCTCAACGTGGCGGGCCTCTGGGTTAATGACACAGGCGCCATAGGTGATGAAGTTCAAGGCCAGGCTTTCATCAATGGTGGCAGCGTCAGCATCAGCACCACCGCCGCCGCCTACCACACAACCGATGGGTTCAGCAGCAGCGACGTCACCCAAAGCATTATCCTCGCCGCTGGCAGTGTCATCGACCTGTCGAGCGGCGGTTATGTCGGGAGCAATGGCAAGCTGGCTATCGGCTCAGACGGACTGCCGAAGGGTAATGGCGGCAGCCTCTCGCTGCTCACCTATTCCGGTGGCTGGGCTGCGCCCTATGCAATCGGGAAGGATGGAACCTTCCGTTCAGCGCCTACTGGCGGTAACGAACCTACCGCGGCGACTGTCGTCATGGCGGGAACCATCTACGCCGACAGTTTCGACACCGGCGGCACGTTCACTTTGCAGGCGCCGGCGATCACGATCGACGGCGCGGCGACAAGTGTTACGTCTTACACGTCAGGCGCGAATGCTGGCACAATCGTGCTGCCGACATCTTTCTTCACCGACAATGGATTTTCGAATTATGTGTTGACCAGCGTCTATGGCAGCACGACGGTCACCGCCGGAACTCATCTTCTGCTGCAGCAATCGAATTATCTGAGCGGTGTTGGCGGCGGCGGCACGGTGCTCAGTAATCTGACAACGCTCGGCGCGGCGGCGGGTGTAATCCCCGCCGATGTCCTTGCGCTCACCTTGCAGCCGACCGGCGCGACTGTCCGGGATTTCGCCGAAATCGGCCTCGCGCCTGATGGCTTGCGTAATCCAGTGAGTCTGACGCTTAACCAGATAGTTTACGGTTTTGATCAAACCGGCCCAGCTACGAGGGCGACGGTCCTGGTCGACGCGGGCGCCACGATTACAGCCGAGGCCAATGCCTCCAAACAGGCGTCAATTAATCTGACCGCCCAGGGCCCGGTGACAGTGTTCGGCAGCATCTTTGCGCCGGGTGGGAGCATTACCTTAACGAGTACGCTGCTTTCCGGCGTTGGGTTTACTGGGGTGACCGGCGCCAGCGATGTCTGGATCGGCGCCAATGCCGTGCTCGATGTCAGCGGCATCTATGTTCCAAACCCCAGCATCGCCAATTATCAGACCGGCAGTGTGCTCGATGGCGGAACGATCACGCTTTCCGGGGACACCGCCGTTGTTGCGTTGCCCGGCTCCCAGTTCAAACTCGAAGGCACGAGCGCCCAGATTCAAATGCCGTCGGGTTCGGTAAATCTGAGCCAACGGTTCGTGACGCAAGAGATCTGGAGCGATGGCGGCACGCTGGCCCTGAATGGCAATGTTTACTTTGCTGGAAACGTTGCTGCGGCCGGTGGCGCGCCCTTGGCCAGCGGAGGAATGCTCGATGTCTCGGGAGGCTCGATTATCGTCGAACCGGCTGGCCTCATCGGGTCTTTGCTCTCCCCAATTCCCTATGCCGTACCCACCGTGACGGTCAATACCAACACTTATACCTATAACGCTGCGGCCTTCATCGGCACGGATACGCTCAACAACAGCGGTTTTGAATCGATTATCTTGAATGCGGGAACGAGCGCTGCCCCAGGTACCGGCGTAATCGCCTTCAATGGGTCTGAGGCCATCAATGTGCCGGGTTCGCTGATCCTTCAGGGCAATCTGATGCTCATGCAGGCGAGCACAGGCCTTTTGGCGCCGAATGTGACTAATTTTTATACCTATAACGCAACAAGCAATTCGACCGGCTACCAGGCGCCGACTTGTGCAGGCGCGGGGTGCATTCCTTCGATCGGCGGAGCGACCGTAGATCTCACGGCGGGCTATTTCTGGCTTTCGAGCGGCGCGAGCAGCCCGTCACCGAGCGCAGCGGACGGTACTTTGAATGTTACCGCGCAATGGATCGATCTCGGTTCGCCGATGACAGGCGCTAATGGTGCCTCAATGACGAGTCTCGTCAACGTCGGCAACGCGACCTTCACTAGCGCCGATGCCATCCGCTTGATTGGGTATCCAACTTCAACGAACGCGACCAGCACTTTTCTTGGAGGACTCTACACCGCGGGCAATCTCACTTTGCAGGCGGCGGAAATCTATCCCACGAGCGGCACCTCTTTTGTGCTCATGTCCACGGGGACGGCAGCGAATTACAATTCCCTCACGATCAATCAGAAGGGCGCCGCGAGCCAGCCGCTCAGCGCCGGCGGCACGCTTATCCTCGACGCGGTGAACATCAATCAAAACGGCACCGTTTGGGCACCCTTCGGTCAAGTCGTCGTCGGCCTGACTCCGGCGACCGTCGCTAGCCTGGATGCGGCGAATTCCGGCCTATCCGCTCTGCTCGCGCCTTCCGTCGCAACCCAAAATGTCACGCTGGGCGCGGGCAGTCTCACCTCCGTCTCGGGCAACGGCTCGCTTGTTCCTTATGGCTTCACGCTTGACGGCCTGGCTTGGTATGTCGGTAATACAGAAACTTTAGGCGCCAACGTCACCAGCACTATGGGGACCCCCGCCACGGCGAGCCCCACGAAGGCGATCACGCTGTCCGGCGCCAATGTGACCACCGCTTCGGGCGCCGTGCTCGATCTTTCCGGCGGCGGCGACATCTATGCGACCGAATTCGTCTCGGGCACCGGTGGCACGACGAATGTGCTGGCAGGCAGCACGGTTTACGCGCTCGTGCCGGCATCGACGGCAAAGGTAGCGCCCTATGACCCGACCTTCGCGGGCGGCACCAACGCCGGCGCCGTCTACAACTCGAGCCTGATCAACGTCACGGCCGGT
The Methyloferula stellata AR4 DNA segment above includes these coding regions:
- a CDS encoding DUF2341 domain-containing protein, translated to MPLTHNRVFSILWACVFFGLFVWSSSASAWWNDDWSMRKKITLDTSPTGGNITEPINGMTVLIRLHAGNFRFGQAKDDASDLRFVAGDDKTPLKFHIEHYDPLLAEGLAWVYLPDLKPGSKEDIWLYYGNKKAAAGGDAKGSYDGDQLLDYHFAEKGTPAQDSSVWANHAQSVGVTAEGSIIGTGLRLDGTLRFTLPASPSLAIPDNAAMTWSVWVKPASLQRNAVIYSRRDGSNALLIGIDDGAPFVEVTNNGTVQRSAAGAPVAPNGWHHLALSATPGLVTLYLDGASYATLNATLPALNSTALLGGDSAPPAASPPPADTSSASSASPPAADAQAAAGGAQAPAGDAQIPASAQAPAGPAYTGFAGDLDELEIAKVARSAGYIKAAAEEQGADHAKFVTYSVDEETASWFSGYFAVILKSVTLDGWVVIGILVFMAVVSWVVMIDKAMFVGRQRKANVRFMRIYRQLTTSVAMAEGDEVDKLENESGLLAPQMQKALRHSSLYRLYRVGQEELGFLMTGYQRGGILTAQAIAALRAELDAGFAIESQKLNRLMVLLTIAISGGPFLGLLGTVVGVMITFAAIAASGDVNVNAIAPGIAAALVATVAGLGVAIPALFGYNYLITQIKDLSTDMQVFVDKFTTRTAARYAIHSLQRQQPLAAE
- a CDS encoding ExbD/TolR family protein: MQIQADSKPYDDINITPMLDLAYVLLIIFIVMTTATVQGMKVNLPKASAAPSLAQQTTKAITVSSEGKIFLDTIPVTLTELEQRLIQQKALTPEFPVVLRGDSQTQYQNVMDVLDLLGRLNITQVGLATKPLVK
- a CDS encoding TonB family protein, with amino-acid sequence MIEQTPVKQQDFQEQKPVEKPEEEAKEQPKPLDEAKLDMPPPGPLSLDAKAVGPGDSFGLGGKPGGHGLIGGGGGGGSRWGWYASIVQSQVETALHANPRTRSAVMQMKVRLWADPSGRISRVQIDSSSGNPEVDAAIRNEVLAGLILHEPPPKEMPMPIVMRITSRKPS
- a CDS encoding putative porin is translated as MRLTRHRGLLSGAGCALCLVLVTNLSSSAVAQDTDQSAPPSKSSVSRKKPTSPIAMVNLVNLLVQQGVVTEEQGKALIKQAEDQASVARESAKDVSVKAVEAAKAANAAAAAAMPAGTKRVTYVPEFVKKQIRDELKEEVMKTAARDNWASPGLYPEWASRIRLYGDFRARYEGDYYPSGNASLVNFGAINGGSPFDMLGASYPPSLDTDQDRNRIRLRARLGIDANVYDGFSVGLRLATGDSNSPVSTNQTLGSSGGNFSKYQIWLDRAFLKYQPIENVAFKVGRFENPFFAPSELVWDQDLNFDGFAVQTKYEIAPGVVPFANAGAFPIYNTDLNFGSTNFANSNAGNPVKYSSQDKWLFGGQLGVSWKPAQDYTVKFAAAYYDFSNVQGRVSSPCVVLSATDSCNTDNLRPSFAQNGNTYMFLRNVVPNGASEYQYFGLASPFRDVVLTGLIDFGQFHPVHITLDGEYVRNVAFNSASIGSVAVNNLGPDFGIAAPGTFAGGANGWFGRITVGYPELTKLWDWNVNFGYKYIESDAVIDAFTDSDFGAVGGLGGTNLKGYIIGGNLGLSSNVWLAARWMSANSISGAPYTSDVFQLDLNAKF
- a CDS encoding peptidylprolyl isomerase, whose protein sequence is MQLALGLFIGFSTPALSQTVPPHPLRSQPPVKVSETARTKAETNSAPAKEKSAPAPVSGGGETIARVGGTELKEDEVKALVAGLNPRDQAAIARDPSLLAQMVRVLLANQLVLKEAVAKHWDQKPEVAAAIEKAREAAIVESYLRSVSVVPADFPDQETLQSVYDQNKSAMLVPRQFQIAQLYVASGADGDKAAEEKARKKLSDVQAKLKQPSADFDAVARTDSDAKDAAEKGGAVGWVPETQLRQEIKASVIGMAKGAVSEPIKLEDGWHIVKLIDTRPASTLPLSDVKDQLIQRLRDERANAMRRAYLGELLKKDPPAINELALSKVVAAPTP
- a CDS encoding lytic transglycosylase domain-containing protein — its product is MSLLLAMAGQAQMVRTCLAAEDVKLEQVARTEEKPSGDSGAVASPSKAVSELRGEANLQALIKAEARRENIAPEIVDAVMAVESSYNPDVIGTSGEIGLMQVMPSTARLLGFGGSLSDLAVPATNIHYGTTYLARAWRIAGGDLCTTVMKYRAGHGETRFSDRSVAYCLAVRSHLQARGYPVTGTVPIATFGEPSLGLGRLLSARPCRKGCLMASGAHLPDLAPLNKKLSELVWQTKTFTPHGL